A segment of the Populus nigra chromosome 12, ddPopNigr1.1, whole genome shotgun sequence genome:
aaagaattttgattttttgggcCGATGTTGAACTTCTTTAGGGGTTTCTAACTTGTCAAAGTATCACATCCCAGGAGTTTCTAACTTCTTTAATAATCCAACTGTTGAAATTTCAGGTGATGATTTATATTTACTGGAAGTTAGAAAACCGTTGCaatgttacattttttatgtAGATATAAGCATGATTGGAAAACATAAATTATGATTATACCAGTTGTATTCAAATGAGTTCATTTGAGATTCCTGATCTCAGTGTGATGTGCAACATTGACAATCGCAGAGTGGTTCTGACATATATATTTGTAACACTTAAACTTTGCTTTATCATTTGCAGGGGTCAAGATTGATCGAAagtaatttcatcaataatacaTCAATGGTTTTTGGCCTATGTCTTAGAGTACGTGATTCAAGTCCTTTTTTGGATTTCCTAGGCATCTGTACAGTGCTCATTTTTTATGCAATGTCTTGACGCCTTAAGAGTTTTTAATTATGTCAACCTGCACAACAATCCAAGAACATCTATTTCCTTTGTCAGTGTGCTCTTTCTCTCCATGCATGTTATCATGTGCTATTATTCTTTTTGTCTCAGTCACTATTGGAGCACCAGAGTAATCCCAAGAAACCATTAAAGATGCACTTCAAGAACTCCATGGTAAAGCCTCCTATCAATGAATATCTTGGTTATCCTCATTAATCCTGTTTTTCGTGATGGttgaacttatttttatttgtatttccaTTGCCTCTGAATTATTGGCAGCACTGTCTCTAAAGATATCTTAATCTGTTAACTTAGTTGCTTATGAATTTGCCTATTCTACGCAATTTGACTTCATCTCTCCACAGTTGACTCGGTATCTACGAGATTATctagaaggaaaaagaagaatgacTTTGGTATGCAGTTTTCATTCTATCATTGGTTCCCTGAAGCTAAATTATTATATCCCAGATAAAACTCCTCTTTTTTATATgaatcatttatatatatatatagcatcaaATAAAGTTGCATCTCATAttcttatttcttcaattatcttctccaaaaaaaaaaaaaaatctcatgccTTTTCGTTCTTTGTTGTACTTTTGTAGATATTAACAGTAAAACCAGGAGAACATGACTATTCCGATACATCCTACTTATTAAGACAAGCTTCTCCTTTTATGAAAATCaagtaatcttttttttttgcaactgTCTCATTCAAATTTAAGTTTCtgtttaacttattttttttcatatatctcattcaagtttcaagtttttttataattaaattacttgGTTTTAACATTTGCAATTCATTAGGTTCACTAATGTTGAGGAACCATCTACGTTTCTTAACAAGAGGCACATTGAAATGTTGCCTAGAGTtgaacaagcaaaaaaaatgaaatgtagTGGACGTTATGCAAAGGTGGTACTATATTCGTTTTACTTTCATACTCTTTAATCAGTCTTTTCATAATGTTTCATCTTTAATTTAGGAAATGTACTTTaagttgttttgtattttttgacaCTGTAATTAATGATGTTTTCTTGAAAGCTTCATTCCAACAAGAAACATGTTCCCTTAGAAAAGGGATCTATCCTGTGTAGATCATTTTGAATTGTAGATAGAGAATGAGTCAATGATCTTTACAATATCCTTCTTAATATcagacattaattaatttatgaagtGTACAACGCATTGGCTGATTGATGCAAACTAAGGTTCAAGGTTGTACTTGTTTGTTTAAGAACATAGTTTTAACATCTAGTTGAGTGCTTTGTATTTATGTACATTTGTTGTCCATGGACACATTGCTTAAGCTTAATTCACATGGTCTAGCTTCCAAGTGTCATGAATGTAGTTTCTTAAATCAACAATCTGTTTCTGCATCACCAACTTTTATTCTTGCTAGAGACTCTGTTCTACTATGAATTTCTTTCTTATGTCTAATTAAGTTCTAGTATCTAGAGTTGTCTAATGTtagtaaagggaaaaaaacactaTGGGAGTCTATTGCccataaaaaattgaacaacCTGCTCAAAATATGCTCATATATAagtcattcattattttttccatgACAGAGTTCCATTCCAAGAACAGAGATGAATTTGaagtttatcatatttttatggaTTATAATTTGAGACCTGTGGTTTGAGTGAACGTAATTTTCAGTTTTCATTGCAATTGTTGTGGTTTGCTTTCAGACCGAGGAAGGAAAAAGTGTTAGAGATGAACACCCACTGTTGCCAAAAGGTTGTACAAGTCTACCAATATACCTTTTTGAATCTTCATTTACTTGATTGATCTacttctttaattttctctagAATGACATGGTTGCTTGGCCACAGTTACCAAAAGAATCTACACATCGGACTCTGTTTGTGCTGCTCTAGTCAAGCCTGACTCTATTGATTTGCCAAGGGAGAGAAACCATCAAGTCATGCAAAATTTTGCGAAAGCTTTATGGAATGTCTTGAAgcaatataaagaaaaactcATGGTAAAGTTATGTTTAGTATCCTGTGCTAAAGTTTCAAGTTTCATTATTTTGCCAAGTTCTTTCTCAAAGTTAACTAAAGATACTTGGCTTTGAATTGGcgattaaatgtaattttaggTAAACTAACTAGCAATCTGCTCAACGAATGGTTATAACTAGGTGGCAGAAAAGGAAATCCAAGGTCTCAATGAGGTTATTGGAAATGAAAAGACAAGATATCTTAAGCTAGAAAAGGAGCTCAAGGATTTTAAATCATACTGTTCTTGCTCCATGGAAAACTCAACGCTGTCCACCTTGGTTAACATAGATACCAAGAGCAAAGCCCCAGTAAGCAAGATAATGCCATTatctcttcttttccttttttttgttgttgatatttAAAGTGCATTGTCTTTTCTTGCTTAGCTGGTGAAATTGCATCACTTTTAGTTAAACACCTGTACAGTCATGCATAATGAAAACGATCAATTTCTGAAACTTTTGCTTTGAATCCTGACACCAAATATTAAGGACCCCAGGTGTCATAATGACTTTGAACCGGGAAATGATCAAGATGTATTTACTGAGGTTTGTAAACCACTGATTCTCTCCTTTCATGTcccactttgattttttttaccgtATCTCTGgattaaaataatcatttacTCTCCACATTGTAGGCACCTGAATGCAGTACAACTCAAAAATTTGATGGTACCCCTGGGcatgatcaaaatataatttttgaggTACATACCCCTgttcatttttttcccattctACTATCAACTATATCCCTACTTAAATTAGGGTATTTACACTGTTCACTGAGATGTTATGTGTGCATTTATGCTTCATGAAAGCAATTACTATTTGAGTCATTTGTATTCAGATAGAGGAGAGTGCTCATTTTCTGAACCTTAAGGCATCTGAATGCGATGGTTCTCCAAGAAAGGATCGAGAGGCATCTCCTAAAAAATGTGACTCCACCCCAATACAGGATCAAAATGTAATTTATGAGGTATATagctctatatattttttttcttatgatcgTCTATATCACTTTTATATTAGGAAATGTCAGACTGTTAACTGAGATATTAAATGTGCCTTTATgctgaaataaaagaattactATTTGTTGGTCTTCTTAGATTGaaataactgaaaaaagaagaaaagggtgaagaaaagaaaagatgaaagaagGGGAAAGAGATATGAAAGGAAGATAAATTTACTTTTGTAGTATTTTTAGAGATTGCCCTATAATTTACTTTTGTAGTATTTTTAGAGATTGAATTTCATTTGGAATTTAATTCCTAATACTCAAAAGGATTCCGAACTCATAATTGAATTCATTTTAGAGAATTCCAAACATGTTGTTAGTGAAATAGGCCTCACTCATAAAATGTCACATCCATACTAACAAACATTTTTTAGCTAAGAGGATGATAACTTCTGTAACCTTTTTGAGTAGTAGAGTAtctaataaatacatattttaaagCTCTAGAATCTAATTTTTCCTCTGTTTATCGATGATGTCAAACAAACATACACAACCAAACACTTCAAGAGAAACTATGATAGAGCAAACTCCTTGTAGAAGTTCTACAAGAGatttaaaattcataactctcaagcaaggttgtcaattccgtttcgatagatgtttcgttttttcaattggaatggaatgtttcagtttcagaGTGTTTCGGCGTGTCGTTTcagggttgtactgttcatatatatatatatatattcaacaaacataattcaaattcaagataaattaattataaattatgcaatacaaacacaatgccaaacaaatataatttcaaaatttaaaatatttctaaatagtcaagattaaatagatctttaacttaaagtaattcaacttaaacaaaatatcaaaatattatgaaagtaaaatgttttaacacaaatattttaaatataaagttaggtcaatgttattaaggttaatggaatctaaagcatcccttgttttgctcaaattcctacaaagtataaacatgaaaaaaacaacatgaatataaaccatatatattagtgataaatctaattttaaaaaattaatatcattgttaatgaaaatagtaataataattttcaatattattattaatatcattgttatagaaaatagtaatgaaaaagagctttttataattgagtggtttaattaattaaattgaataaggttcaatttgattcaatggcttttcaagagcagaacggaacatgtggaatggaaccggaacgtttcgggcggaatttagctgaaaaatccggaacggaccgagatttaaaatgagatgaaatttgttccgttttgttccgttttttgaattgatatggaatgtttcggccattccaggcggaacggaacggaattgacaaccttgctcTCAAGGGCATTCGATTGATAAGATATGTTGCTATAAGAACTACATCACCCCAATTAAATTTTGGAACATTCATTTTGAATATAAGAGATCTTGTAACTTTTAGAAGATGTTGATTCTTCCATTTAGCTATACCATTCTGATGTGGTGTGTCTATACAACTTATTTGGTGAACAATATCATGATCATCAAGATAACTCTGAAAGGTTCCATCCATATATTCTATATCATTATCACTTTTTAAGACTTGTACTTTAGTATTAAATTGTGTGCATGCCATCTTATAAAGTTTCTAGAAATATGAGTACTTTTCACTTTTATTATGCATAAAGTAAGCTCAAGTGGTGCAATTGTAACAATTAATGAAGGTGACAAACCATCGAAaaccaaacaagaaaacaatttgattAGGACCTCAAACATCATAATAAATAGTCGCAAAAGTTGTAATGCTTCTTTTATTAATAAGTGAATAAGTAGCACATATGTGTTTTGCAAATTCACTACATCACATAATAAGTTCTTCACATTACACTGTTTGGACAGAGTTGGAAGGATTCTATTAAGGCTACAAAAGAAGGATGCCCTAAACGATTTTGCCATTGATATAATTATTGTTAAGCAGTCATCGAAGAATCAAGTTTTAGAGCATGTTCAACTATACGTGTCtcaatcaaattaacaaatttcATATTCAGTAGATATAGTGCAATTGTAACAATTAATGAAGGTGACAAATCATCGAAaaccaaacaagaaaacaatttgattAGAACCTTAAACATCATAATAAATAGTTGCAAAAGCTATAATGCTTCTCTTATTAATAGGTGAATAAGTAGCTCGTGTATGTTTTGCAAATTCACATGGCATCACATAATAAGTTCTTCACATTACACTGTTCAGACAAAGTTGGAAGGATTCTATTTAAGGCTATAAAAGAAGGATGCGTTAAATGATTATGCCACTGATATAATTGTTGTTAAGCAGTCATCGAAGAATCAAATTTCAGAGTATGTTCAACTATGCTTGTCTCAACCAGATTAATAAAATCCATATTCGGTAGATACATGCCATCTTCCACTTTAACATGGTCAATCTCCTTCCTCATCTTTAAGTCCTTAAACACAcaataatttgaaaagaatgagactttataatttaattattttgttattttactaaTAGATaacaaattattagaaaaataggAAACATGAATTGAAGACAAGGATAAGATAGGAGTGCATTGAACTAATCCTTTCCTAGAAACAGAACATAGAGAACCAttatgaactttatctttacttgaAGAAGGAaagtaagataaaaaaatgtttggaaGATCCAGTCATTTGATCATTTGCTCCTGAATCTATGAATCTATAACCTGTGGATCAAAATCAACTATGGTGGAAGTATTCCTAGCTATGACATTTATACTTGTATGAGCAAATTTGGATGAAGAAATGGAGGGTGGTTCAAGCTTGGCCATTAAATGTCTAAGGGTTCGCAACTCCTCATAAAAAGTGGAAGAACTTGAGTATCCACTTGAAGCTGGAATTTCAGTCACCTATGACATGTGAGTTTATGATTGGGTAGGTCCAACCTTTTTTCCTCTACATCCCTAGTAGGATGTCCATGAAGCTTCCAACAGGTTTCTCTAGTTTGTTTAGTATGCCCACAACAATCACATTTTAATTGCTCTTTGTTCGATACTCATTGATCACTAAATTGAGTTTGTCCTTTGCTATCCTATTGAGAAGAGTAGACAACTATGGCTAATCTTTATGGAATTTCAAGCTGTAACATAACAGTCCTTCTCCCTCTTTAATTTGGACATGTAAGAATGTTTACCTTAATGAAAAAATAGGATCCTTACCAAGAACATGAACCCTAATTTGATCATACTTCATATTGAGTCCAACAAGGAAGTCATAAACTCATTAGTTATCGACTAACTTCTGAAATTTAGTTGTATCATTTGGACAATCAACAAGAGACCACCTAACTTTTGCTAATCCTTAAAATCCAAGGCAAACCAGCTGAGAATATCCTAAAAAATCCCCAAATATCTTGATCAAACGGTCCCTAAAAATTGAAGtactcaaaaaatcaattttgacaTTTTTATCAAACTATCTCTCTACAAATTAGCAAAGCAAATGACATCAATTTTTGTTGAAACCATGGTGCTTTTGTTGGTGGGTAAAAGAGCTTCTAAATTAGTGTTCTtagtgctctgataccatttgGTTTTCTTAGattgaaagaattgaaaatagagaaagaagaagaaaggatgaagagaggaaaagaaaaaagaagaggaaatagataggaaaagaagagaaatagaaaaaggaTAGAAGTTTTTTGTGCCTTACACTTTTAGACACATACACACTTATTTAGAGTATGTAGGCAATTACATAAATACCCTGACAATATTATATGAGGCTTTTATATTTAGATAGAGGAGAAAGATCATTTTCTAAACCTCAAGGCATTTGAATGTGATGGTTCTCCAAGAAAGGATTAGGGTGCAACTAAAAAATACGATTACACTCCAGGACATGATCAACATGTATTTTCTCAGGTAAATAGACATGTTGCTTTTTTATCTAACGTTGTTTCCATTTCATTTTAGATTGAGAATTGCAATTTTGTGTACTGAGATATTATATATGCATTATGCTTCAAGAAATCAATTAATCTTTCACTTCTATATTCAgataaaggagaaagatcatttTCTAAACCTCAAGGCATTTGAATGCAATGGTTCTTCAAGAAAGGATCAATGTGCAACTAAAAAATACGATTACACCCCAGGACATgatcaacatgtattttttcAGGTAAATAgacatgttgattttttatctaattttgtttatatttccaTTTTAGATTGAGAATTGCAATTTTGTTTACTAAGATATTAGATATACATTATgcttcaaaaaaacaattaatctttCCCTTCTATATTCAGATAGAGGAGAAAGATCATTTTCTAAATCTCAAGGCATCTGAATGCAATGGTTCTCCAAGAAAGGATCGAGGTGCAACTAAAAATTACGATTACACCCCAGGAAATGATCAATATGTATTTTCTCAGGTAAATAGACATGTTGATTTTTGGTCCAACGTTGTCTCTATTTCTATTTTAGATTGAGaattgcaattttatttattgagataTTATATATGCATTATGCTTTAAGAAAGCAATTAATCTCTAAGGCTTCTGTAATATTATACAGAGGAGAATGTTCATACTTCGAACCTTAAGGCATGTTCTCCAAAACAAGATCATGATGCAACTTCTAGAAAATGTGACTCGATTCCTGGACATGATCAAGATCTATCTTTTCAGCTAAATTGACCTACTGGCTGTTATTCTGATATCATCTCTCTTCCCATTTTAAATTGAGAAATATCATGAAGTTCAATGAGATATTACATATGCATTtatgttccaaaaaaaaaagcaattagtaTACGATGCTTCTGTATTCAGACAGAGAGTGTTCATTCTCTATACTTTGCATCTAAATGTGATGGTTCTCCAAGAAAAGATCAGGATGCAATTCTAAAATGTGACTCCACCCCAGGATAGTACCAAGATGTGTTTTCTCAGGCATATAGACCTGCTTATTTTTATCCTAATATCATCtctataacttttttaaattggaAAATCTCTTTGTTCACTGAGTTATTATTTATGCATTTATGCTCCaagaaatcaattaatataTGAGGATTCTGTTTTCAGATGGAGGAGCATGTTCATTCTCTAAACCTTAGGGCATCTGAATGCGATGGTTCTCCGAAAAAGTATCAGGATGTTGTTACTAAGGTACATTGACTGCTAATTGCTCTTCTCTCTATTTAGTCTTGACTAGATCTACCCGTATtggtaattttcaattttttttttctttcagaaaTCTTTGGATCCATCTGTTTCACCCAAAGATGTCGCATCCACTCAAAAGTGCAACCTTGATGTGCCAGAAAGTGAATTATTGTCAGATAGTTCTTGCAAACCATTGAATGTTTTGAAACCAAAAAGGTCAGTTTTCTGTTTTTCCATAATTACTCATTCAAAACACTATTCGAGTTTACGGTTTTCTTGAGGTAAATTAATTTCAGTTTTCACAAGCTCCTCATCTATGATTGTAGGAGACTGTTGCCTGCCTCTTCTACATTACTGAGGGATATCCCTTTGGGCATTGAGGATGAATCTGAGAAGCCAAAAGTGAGTGAACTGTCTCTCTCCTCTTACTTTGCTCTTTCCAGAAAAATAGCATGTTTGGATAACCGAAATTCACTTGAAAAGGGTGTGAAATGCAGATGGGTTGACTTGCCTTTGTTGAGATGTACTTGCTTAGAATTCCTTTAAAGAACCAACAGAGCAAGGTCGGCATGCCAGTATTGGCATTGTTGAAAATTCTGAATGTGTGAATCCATGCAAATAATATGTAGTCATGGCCTAGTTCCAATAAATACACTAAATGATAGAAGGAATGGATTGGTGAATGAGAATTGAAAGGAGAAAATATCATTTACCTTGACCATTGGTTTCGTGATTCAGATAGATTCCATATCTGTTTGCTATACAGGGAAATAGAGGTGCGAAGAAATCGGCAGCAGATGAAACAAAAAGAACTCAGGGCAGCATCTCCCTCTTGCGTTTGCTTCAAAGCAATCTTCATGTCTAGCATTAGCTGCTGCATCTAGAAAGATTGCCTTTTggtcatattttgttttgttttgggttccaacaaaaattaaagtaaaatagtTGATTATACAGCAATTTGTATAGAAAATGCAAGTAAATATAAGTTGCTGGAAGAAGGAATGTAAGCTTTTGTTGCGAAGTTGAGGCTCTGAGTAACCTTTTGGGTTTGTCTAGTTTCTAATCAAAGAACGAGGGCTTTATAAACAGAATGCTGCATTGTAGTAGGCCTGGATTCTTGTTTGTTCATTGCCTTGCGGAAATGTTGTATGCCGCTAATCTTGAAGTTGTTCATATAGAATGAGTCTCGGATCGTTTGTAATGGAGATGTATTTTAGCTGATTTCTTTCTTGATGGCTGAACTTTAAATGGATGACTTTCGATTTTTATGACCtgatcaaaacaaatcattacTCTCTCTCCGGTCTTggtttccattttaattttacctcgaggcttttttttttttggagtgaaTAGAAAGTTGGGTGTCTTAAAACTATAGAGTTGTCTTTTAAATTAGAAAGTATACTTTATAATTAATTGTTAGAATTGTCTATATAAAAGTATAGTTTTGACAAGGTAGCAATCatgaaaaacagaaatgaaTACTGCAGAAAACTTCTCATCATTCACTATTATAAACTCTCGTGTCAAAATTCTCCTGTCCTTTTTCTTAGAGAGaataatgtataattttttttgtttgtactGTAAAAAACAAGAGATGAAGTAAACTTTACAAATAATATTGTACTTACATTGGCATTTTCTTACAAATTActatggattgaaacaatcaatcaatttcttttaatttggtcataaaattttattatttacttttaagtttaaattaatattttttttaaaaggattgaattgaaagataaaaatctaaatgaaaagacagataaaatatatagtaactttaaatttcattcaaaaaatttactttGATCTTTATCCTTTTTAGTTAAATGTTATAAGTTTGACTGTTGGATgacacatttattttttaaattgtgatagacaaa
Coding sequences within it:
- the LOC133669190 gene encoding kinesin-like protein KIN-6 → MEAKSPSDCPNTVTVRRNPHRRARPTPSASINPNPNAQNPNMKREISSFPIQDILAMEIPQKNPPEPPAPATSEDLKVYLRIRPIVTLKPNTKDQKNFRQRQKNAWPQNPSSKNNSANVKKNTTTTTTTSSSNEVCIDVNDSHSVTLSPPASLQDSKRIKSEVYEGFSHVFASDSTQNEVFEKMVKPLVDDFLNGKSGLLAALGPSGSGKTHTVFGTPREPGMVHLALKQIFKEAQQCGSKLTREFKVSVFEIYSDRGKGEKISDLSPDGGDLSMQQATIKGLQEVAISSAAQAESLIACAMLKRTTAMTNTNSQSSRSQCIINIHSFVRDPDVEPNNAVLTIVDLAGAEREKRTGNQGSRLIESNFINNTSMVFGLCLRSLLEHQSNPKKPLKMHFKNSMLTRYLRDYLEGKRRMTLILTVKPGEHDYSDTSYLLRQASPFMKIKFTNVEEPSTFLNKRHIEMLPRVEQAKKMKCSGRYAKTEEGKSVRDEHPLLPKVTKRIYTSDSVCAALVKPDSIDLPRERNHQVMQNFAKALWNVLKQYKEKLMVAEKEIQGLNEVIGNEKTRYLKLEKELKDFKSYCSCSMENSTLSTLVNIDTKSKAPDPRCHNDFEPGNDQDVFTEAPECSTTQKFDGTPGHDQNIIFEIEESAHFLNLKASECDGSPRKDREASPKKCDSTPIQDQNVIYEIKEKDHFLNLKAFECNGSSRKDQCATKKYDYTPGHDQHVFFQIEEKDHFLNLKASECNGSPRKDRGATKNYDYTPGNDQYVFSQMEEHVHSLNLRASECDGSPKKYQDVVTKKSLDPSVSPKDVASTQKCNLDVPESELLSDSSCKPLNVLKPKRRLLPASSTLLRDIPLGIEDESEKPKGNRGAKKSAADETKRTQGSISLLRLLQSNLHV